Genomic segment of Strix aluco isolate bStrAlu1 chromosome 8, bStrAlu1.hap1, whole genome shotgun sequence:
TCCAAGGCTGGTGCGTTTCTGAGGAATAAAACCAGCCTTAAAAATAGTCTGGAACCTTTCAGAGGGTCTTAGAAGACTGGAGACCAACTTCTCTTGCCAGGGAATGAGGCTTTGACACGTAGTGCCTCTAAGTACGGGCATGGTTGGGTGTAATTTCATTTAATTCACTGGATTTGCATCCACTGCTTTAAGCACTGGATTTGACTCTGTTTAGGTAGTGATGGTTTGTGGATGTTTGGAGACGTCTTTATAGTAATGCTAGAGTTTGATTATTGAGTTTGGAGggtttgcttattttattttgtgactgCTCTGACCTAGAGAGTTCTTTGTATGACCCAGGAAGGAGGTTTGGAAACAAGCCTTTGGCTAAGCTCTCTAAAGTGCTTCTGTCTGTCCAAGTCGCTTTTAGGTTCTTTCACTTATTTAGTAGGGTTCAAATATAAAATCATAGAGAGCACTGAGGTTGGTTAGCAGCATCAGCAATACTAATCAAACATAATTCAGCTGACTGTCATGTAAAGGAAGGTAAGATAAGGTAGGGGGAGAAGAAGGCAAGTCACTTCAAAAGAGCTTCTCTGAAACTCAGCTCTGCTCTAATCTGCCTTTCAAATCTGGCTTCTCCTGCCCTCATAGAATGAATCAACTTGACattttagcaattttttaaagaaaaggggTGAAGTGCTTAGAATGCATCAAAGGGGGTGAAGCAGAGAACATCTGAAGAAGATCATCTTTTATCTGATACCCTCTTTCTTCATGGCAGAGGAGCAAAAGTAGGTTAGGTCTTTGTCCCCGCTTTTCACTTTAtgaagttctgtatttttctgtgaaacatgtTTTAGTCAAGAAGGTTTTATTGCAGGAATTACTGTACATAACTTTCATATTCAACATCTTTGATTATGTGATTTATCAGGAGGATGTGGTCTTTTGCCCTTCCTGCTACATACTGTACGTATCCTTTTCACTCTGAAAAGAATTCTATTCTAAAGTAGACCAACAACAGGTTTTGAGTAGATATGTAGatgtatacacatacatttatataactatatacatatatatgtatgtgtgtagtATCTAGAATCAGATGTTTTCATTATGTCAGTCCAACTGTTGTAAATGTAGAGAAGTTGGCAGAAAACAATTAAGCATATTTTCTCTGAAAGTTGTGGGGGACAAAGATCTGacttttttatttccaagtctCTCTTCAGTGTGGAACTGCTTTTGAATGGTTGTCTTAAAAATTACTCAGTACAAGTCTATTTGCCTTGTGCTGGTGTTGATGTTAGGAGCCTTACAGATTTCTCTAGGAGCAAAGTTAGGGCAGTGTTGAGTCTGTCCAGAAAAGTCTCTATTTTCAGTTGTCCTTGCTGCTGCTATTGAGCTGTAGAAGCTGACTTATGTGTTTCTAAGAGAGACAATTCTTTATTGCTGGCTTGTCTAGACTTTGAAGGAGCCAAAAGGTGTGAATGCTTTTTAGAATGTGTTAATAACTTTCCTTCTAGTATGATATGGAAGTGTTTCATTTCAGGATTCCCTGCAAGTATAGCTTGAGCCATTGGTTGCAACCCCCCACCCCGCAAAAAACCACACACCCCTTCTTTTTTACAGAATGGCAGTCATTTGAGTTGAGctgttacagaaaataacatgacttaagaatatatatgtatttcaacTTCAAGCAAActattaatgtttattttttgatACTTTCCAGAGACGCATGGAATCACATTTAGGATTCAAATCAGCGTGAAAGAACTGCTGGATACGGATGTACTTTTAAAGCTGTTATTTCATTTACCAGTCAATTATCCATCAACTCTACCAGATATTTCTGTTAACTCAGACCAGCTTACAAGGGCCCAATGTATGGATGTGAAAGATAAGTTACTTGAACAAGCAAAGAATCATCTTTCTGAACCCATGGTACACGATCTGATTCTTTGGATACAGCAGCATCTTAAATACGTCATTAAGGAATCAGCAACAGTTTGCAATGAAAAAACTACTTTGTCAAAAGGAACAAGTACAGAGGATGGTATCTGGATGCTCCTTTTGCATTTAGATCACATGAGAGCAAAGGCAAAATACGTCAAAACTGTGGAAAAATGGGCTACAGATCTAAGGCTGACTGGAAGACTGATGTTCATGGGCAAGATAATATTGATTCTTCTTCAGGGTGACAGGAGCAACATTAAGGTGCAGGAACAATGAATGTTGACTAGTTCTATCGATTTACCACTGAAATCTATGTGTCtgaatattttgtgtgtgtttttgtaaGAGTAACAATTTTGGAAGCAGATTGATCATTAGGACAGTAGAAAGGCCCAACaactttattctgtatttaagaaaaagaaggtattcTATGAAAAAGAAACCAGTGATCCCTGTAGACCTGGGGCCTATATTGTTTTACTTCCCACTGTAATTATACCCCTGTATTCCCTGTGTTTCCTGACTGTAATAAGCCTCTTCAGTCATGTATTTCCCAATgctccagaaaacagaaaatttgtgatgagaaattaatatttctatttcattacTGTCTCTTTCCTTGATTTAGAGATGCCTGGGCTTTGAACTTCATGTCTGTACCTATAAACTCCCTCTGCATTAGGCAGGTTTTTGTGGTGATATTGGAGGAGTATGTTTTGGCTTTTCAAACTCATGTTCTCTAGATCACTTAAGACTGCACTTAACTTCAAGCTGACGAATAAAAACAGTCATGCACGTCTTGGGATGGGCACTTTCAAAGTTTGGTTGCTGTGTTCTAGAAAAAATCTGTATGTTTCATACAGATTTTTGCATTTTACTAAACTTCAAAGATACTAGGtgacatttaatattttgttcttttttgtcaTTTAGGAGTACTTGATTCTTCAGAAAACTTCTAAGGTAGATGTGGACTCAAGcggaaagaaatgcaaagagaaaatgatTAGTGTACTGTGTGAGACAAAAGTACAGTCACAGCAGAAAAGGTATAATTTAGTACTGTTGTGGATAGAAAAGTAACAATCGATAATTACATTCTGACAAATCTAGGCATATTCATGAGTCTCCCTTTTACAATGTAGGTTTCAGATGTTTGAAGTCAAAGAATATTCAACGCTGGATGAGCTACAAAAGGAATTTGAAACTGCAGGACTTGCAACTCTTTTCTCTGACTTTGTGCCTcctctcttaaaataaaattaaaagagaacTCTGGACTCTTTCACCAAAGCAGCAGTTGACTGCAGATGCTGAAGGAAGATAAAAGGACTAATTTGGCAAACAACGttaaagcttttctgaaaaaaattaccagCAGTAGCCATCCTTTTGCAAGAAGGAGAAGGCAATTCATACATTAAGAATTGATAATTTTTTGACATTTATGTATTGATAACTTTTTCCAAGGAATGTGGAGTTAATTGTGATAATTGCATGGCGAGCATGAGAGATTGGgaagaaataatgttaaaataatagtCTTCTAGTTAGACTCTGTTTTGCAATCCCcatttttcaatgttttcatttttatctgtcaTGGTAGTGTTTTTTCGTAACGGCCTGCTAGAAAGcattattaattttgctttggAAGCTTATATGAAGATATTTCTATAAAAAGCATAGCAAACACATATTTGAATATGTGAGGACAGCATATACTTAATATCCCTTAGGTGTTCATCTGCTaacttttccttctccatttatTTGACTATAAACGCTAGACtgttgatttaaagaaaaagcttATGTCACTTGGGGCCTGAAAAAACTTAGAAATGTCTTTTTGAATGTTAgtttttattctaaaatgtaTAAAAACACCCAAGTGGAGAATTTAAATAGATTAAAAAGCTAAGGTAAAGCCAATTGTAATATTTTCTGTGATAGTTTACAGATTCCTTTTTGCACTTTATCTGGTTTTACTGTCTGTGCATCTTTAGACATCTTGATTCAATTAAACTGTCAGAGCAGTATATATAAAGACTTCAGTCTTCTGTCTCTCAAGACTTCTGTCAAGTCTTCTGTCATTTGAGAAGCTGGTAAGTTATATCTCCCTATTAAAATTTCCATACCTTTAGCATTTTGTTTTGATTGGTCAGTGGCCCTGGCCagcttgtaaattttttttatcacTAGTCTGTGGTTTACTTCAGTATAATGTTACAAATTATATACATAATTTTTACAAATTAAGTTGTGCAAGTTCTGTTTGCCTGGGGAGAATCGGATACTTATTTCTTCTTATAATTATTAATGTCCTTTGGTTTCCACTTTACCTGCTACCATTCTCTAGCAAGACTAGATAAATTGTCCAGTAGAAAAAATTTTGAAGTTGTGAGTTTTTCAGTAACTAGCATTGCCATTTCAGTTAGTTTTAGCATGTAGCTAAACATGTCCTTTACTGCTCTCTAAAACTCACTCCCAGAAGCCAAACGTCTCATGTATTCTTTGCTAACTGAATAAATTTGATCAATTCAGTGTGAATTAATTTATCTCCATTGTACTGGGGGAAGACTGGTACAATTTGGTTAGTTCCTGTAGTGTGGTTTGGCAAATCATTATGTAAGACATTTTGATTTCCAGTTTCATACTCAGACCATGAGATCATACCTCTTAATGTACACTAGAAAAGCAACTAAAGCAAACTGTTAAGTTTTTTAGGTTTTACTGTTTGAGATATCAAATGCATAAAGGGTTGTAGACTATTTGAGAGTTTCTTAAGTTTTTAAGGAGTTTGGTAATTTTCCTAATACGGAGTGTCTCAAATACCTATGTTGCATGTTATTTTATATACCAAGGCTTATTTAATAAGACAGTAGCAAAAGCTCTTCTTAATGAGTCTTTCATGTGTAGCACATATAGTACTTCAGGCACGGTAGAAAGCAGACTGGGTTAAACAGGTTTTCCAAATCTGTTCTACGTTATTTTGAAATGGCTTCCTGAGAGAAAGGAAATCAAATTTTCTATCACTTTTAAGTGTATGCAGAGatgaatttttacttttataaagaataaaaaaacagaggtatctttaaaatattaaaataacatgtattttaaattatagtTTTCAGAATTGAGCTATTCTCAGTTAAAATAGCTATGTTGAAAAATTGTGTGTCAGTGGAGTATAGTCTTGAAAAGATGCAGAGGCTCTCTTCTTATACTATGCG
This window contains:
- the RWDD3 gene encoding RWD domain-containing protein 3 isoform X2: MVSTVHYFSEETHGITFRIQISVKELLDTDVLLKLLFHLPVNYPSTLPDISVNSDQLTRAQCMDVKDKLLEQAKNHLSEPMVHDLILWIQQHLKYVIKESATVCNEKTTLSKGTSTEDGIWMLLLHLDHMRAKAKYVKTVEKWATDLRLTGRLMFMGKIILILLQGDRSNIKEYLILQKTSKVDVDSSGKKCKEKMISVLCETKVQSQQKRFQMFEVKEYSTLDELQKEFETAGLATLFSDFVPPLLK
- the RWDD3 gene encoding RWD domain-containing protein 3 isoform X1, which gives rise to MSELALEELSALAAIYCEPDACEVLAVSETHGITFRIQISVKELLDTDVLLKLLFHLPVNYPSTLPDISVNSDQLTRAQCMDVKDKLLEQAKNHLSEPMVHDLILWIQQHLKYVIKESATVCNEKTTLSKGTSTEDGIWMLLLHLDHMRAKAKYVKTVEKWATDLRLTGRLMFMGKIILILLQGDRSNIKEYLILQKTSKVDVDSSGKKCKEKMISVLCETKVQSQQKRFQMFEVKEYSTLDELQKEFETAGLATLFSDFVPPLLK